One Plasmodium vivax chromosome 13, whole genome shotgun sequence genomic region harbors:
- a CDS encoding hypothetical protein, conserved (encoded by transcript PVX_085080A), producing the protein MTLFEAANPINYEQFCPDGWTKSEQHCIAPANYVGPCARKKLFASFERGMKRAYAEECNVEWPLLGREASDKYPKGSALRKRKYNIGPVEPLTGAIISGAVK; encoded by the exons atgacTTTATTCGAAGCCGCCAATCCGATCAACTACGAGCAGTTCTGCCCGGACGGATGGACGAAGAGCGAACAG CACTGTATTGCCCCTGCAAATTATGTGGGTCCATGtgcgaggaaaaaattatttgcatcATTCGAAAGGGGCATGAAAAGAGCTTACGCTGAAGAGTGCAATG tGGAATGGCCCCTACTAGGGAGGGAAGCGTCCGACAAGTACCCCAAAGGCTCGG CCCTACGGAAGAGGAAATATAACATTGGCCCCGTCGAACCACTCACGGGGGCCATAATCTCCGGCGCTGTGAAGTGA